A portion of the Rhodococcus pseudokoreensis genome contains these proteins:
- a CDS encoding MaoC/PaaZ C-terminal domain-containing protein translates to MSGKVVQLTEKPGTLDIYARAVRSALPVIGASGHSAPDTTLVLNGVHVDPDNLAAYDRVTGLRFGDTLPLTYPFTLVFPVVMKLMVSEGFPFPAIGSVHAENVIEQFRPISVVEPLDVSVHAENLREHRKGLLIDVISEIRVGRELVWKQTSTFLRQQKTSLSGQPGPEPKAEEEPPRPLRTLRVDQKTIGKYAAVSGDRNPIHVSTLGAKAFGFPKTIAHGMWSAAAVLGSVEGRIPDAVTYSVRFGKPILLPSTLNVYADRTADGWDLSIKHPKKGYPHLTATLR, encoded by the coding sequence ATGTCGGGCAAGGTCGTGCAACTCACGGAGAAGCCGGGCACGCTCGACATCTATGCCCGCGCCGTGCGCAGCGCACTGCCGGTCATCGGTGCGAGCGGGCACAGCGCCCCGGACACGACGCTCGTCCTGAACGGCGTGCACGTGGATCCCGACAACCTGGCGGCGTACGACCGGGTGACGGGACTGCGGTTCGGCGACACGCTGCCGCTCACGTACCCGTTCACGCTGGTGTTCCCGGTGGTGATGAAGCTGATGGTGTCCGAGGGTTTCCCCTTCCCCGCCATCGGGTCCGTGCACGCGGAGAACGTCATCGAGCAGTTCCGTCCGATCTCGGTGGTCGAACCCCTGGACGTGTCGGTGCACGCGGAGAATCTGCGTGAGCACCGCAAGGGGCTTCTCATCGACGTGATCAGCGAGATCAGGGTCGGACGCGAACTGGTGTGGAAGCAGACGTCGACGTTCCTGCGTCAGCAGAAGACGTCGCTGTCCGGTCAGCCCGGTCCCGAGCCGAAGGCCGAGGAGGAGCCGCCGCGTCCGCTGCGGACACTGCGGGTCGATCAGAAGACGATCGGCAAGTACGCGGCGGTGTCCGGTGACCGGAATCCGATTCACGTGTCGACGTTGGGCGCCAAGGCTTTCGGATTCCCGAAGACCATCGCGCACGGCATGTGGAGTGCGGCCGCCGTCCTGGGGTCGGTGGAGGGCCGGATCCCGGACGCCGTCACCTACAGCGTGCGCTTCGGCAAGCCGATCCTGCTGCCGTCCACGCTGAACGTGTACGCCGACCGGACCGCCGACGGCTGGGATCTGTCGATCAAGCACCCGAAGAAGGGCTACCCGCACCTCACCGCGACGCTGCGCTGA
- a CDS encoding TetR/AcrR family transcriptional regulator, with the protein MAGGTKRLPRAVREQQMLDAAVDVFSDRGFHETSMDAIAAKAEISKPMLYLYYGSKDELFAACIQREGLRFVEALAPAGDPGLSPREQLRRALEGFLGFVGKHRKSWMVLYRQAMGQQAFVGSVQSSRDRLIELTAHLLESSTKDPEPGQDFELIAIALVGAGEAVADRVAGGEIEVDAAADLLESLAWRGLAGKKKPE; encoded by the coding sequence ATGGCCGGCGGCACCAAGCGACTGCCGCGCGCAGTGCGCGAGCAGCAGATGCTCGACGCTGCCGTCGACGTCTTCTCCGACAGAGGTTTTCACGAAACGTCGATGGACGCGATCGCGGCCAAGGCGGAAATCTCGAAGCCGATGCTGTACCTCTACTACGGCTCCAAGGACGAATTGTTCGCGGCCTGCATCCAGCGGGAGGGGCTGCGCTTCGTCGAGGCGCTCGCACCGGCGGGCGATCCCGGGCTGAGCCCGCGCGAGCAACTGCGCCGTGCGCTCGAGGGGTTTCTCGGGTTCGTCGGCAAACACCGCAAGTCGTGGATGGTGCTGTACCGCCAGGCGATGGGGCAGCAGGCGTTCGTCGGCTCGGTGCAGTCGAGCCGCGACCGGCTGATCGAACTCACCGCACACCTGCTCGAGTCCAGCACCAAGGACCCGGAGCCGGGCCAGGATTTCGAACTGATCGCCATCGCCCTGGTCGGGGCGGGTGAAGCCGTGGCCGACCGCGTCGCCGGCGGCGAGATCGAGGTCGACGCCGCCGCCGACCTGCTGGAGTCGCTGGCGTGGCGCGGCCTCGCGGGCAAGAAGAAGCCGGAGTGA
- a CDS encoding IS1380 family transposase, with product MGKSTSWYPSLSVDPAGTGVVSHAGAVLLLRTAEKTGLTTALSSALEPWRKPTTSHDPGKIIADLTMALALGGDCLADIALLREEPAVFGRVASDPTVSRLIAALAADAPKALAAINSARSTARRIAWNAAREQAPDHAIDAGHPLIIDLDATLVTAHSEKENAAATYKRGFGFHPLCAFVDHGPDGTGEPLAMMLRPGNAGSNTAADHIELIRQALRQLPFTAKGGRVGRKVLIRTDAAGGTHALIDYLTTQKLSYSIGFGLTDTIVAAIETLPEQAWIPAVDADGQPRDGAWVAEVTGLLELPGWPDGMRVIVRKERPHPGAQLRFTDRDGLRLTAFVTNTEGGQLPDLELRHRRRARCEDRIRILKDTGLENLPLHGFDQNRIWLALVALAVEVTAWMQMLALTDDPASRWEPKRLRLRLFATAGRIARHARKVHLRLSAHAPWIDLLITALARLNAIPDPL from the coding sequence GTGGGCAAGTCTACTTCGTGGTACCCGTCGCTGTCCGTTGACCCCGCCGGAACCGGTGTCGTGTCGCACGCCGGGGCGGTGTTGTTGCTACGCACCGCAGAGAAAACTGGTCTGACGACCGCGTTGTCGAGTGCGCTCGAGCCGTGGCGTAAACCGACGACCTCCCACGATCCGGGCAAGATCATCGCCGATCTGACGATGGCACTCGCCCTGGGCGGCGACTGCCTGGCCGATATCGCGCTGCTGCGGGAAGAACCCGCAGTCTTCGGCCGGGTGGCGTCCGATCCCACCGTCTCGAGACTGATTGCCGCATTGGCCGCTGACGCTCCGAAAGCGTTGGCGGCAATCAACTCCGCCCGTTCGACAGCCCGACGGATCGCCTGGAACGCCGCCCGTGAACAGGCTCCCGACCATGCCATCGACGCCGGACATCCGCTGATCATCGACCTCGACGCCACACTGGTCACCGCCCACTCGGAAAAGGAAAACGCTGCCGCCACCTACAAGAGAGGGTTCGGTTTCCACCCGCTGTGCGCGTTCGTCGACCACGGACCGGACGGCACGGGCGAGCCGTTGGCAATGATGCTGCGCCCCGGCAACGCCGGCTCCAACACCGCCGCAGACCACATCGAACTGATACGGCAAGCATTGCGGCAGTTGCCGTTCACCGCCAAGGGCGGCCGGGTCGGCCGCAAGGTACTGATCCGCACCGACGCGGCCGGCGGCACCCATGCCCTCATCGACTACCTGACCACACAGAAGTTGTCGTACTCGATCGGATTCGGTCTGACCGACACCATCGTCGCCGCTATCGAAACCCTTCCCGAGCAGGCCTGGATCCCCGCCGTGGACGCGGACGGGCAACCACGCGACGGCGCCTGGGTCGCCGAAGTAACCGGACTACTCGAGTTGCCGGGCTGGCCCGACGGGATGCGGGTTATCGTCCGCAAAGAACGCCCACACCCCGGTGCACAACTGCGCTTCACCGACCGTGACGGGCTGCGGTTGACTGCGTTCGTCACCAACACCGAAGGTGGACAATTGCCCGATCTGGAACTGCGGCACCGGCGCCGGGCACGCTGCGAAGACCGGATCCGCATCCTGAAAGACACCGGCCTCGAGAACCTTCCGCTGCACGGCTTCGATCAGAATCGGATCTGGCTCGCCCTCGTCGCCCTCGCCGTCGAGGTCACCGCATGGATGCAGATGCTCGCGCTCACCGACGACCCAGCCAGTCGGTGGGAGCCGAAACGGCTACGACTACGCCTATTCGCGACCGCCGGTCGCATCGCCCGTCACGCACGGAAGGTGCATCTGCGGCTGTCCGCTCACGCACCCTGGATCGACTTGCTGATCACCGCATTGGCCCGTCTCAACGCAATCCCCGACCCCCTCTGA
- a CDS encoding glycoside hydrolase family 3 N-terminal domain-containing protein translates to MRIKYALALAACTGLVAGCSSGGGETVAESSSATPSPSSVEPASHTGTASPAAAPVSCETQFLQSLPLRRKLAQLLNVGVTGTADAAQVVRNEQVGGIFIGSWTDETMLANHEVPQVASASSLPLMVTIDEEGGRVSRVENLLGADPSARQTAATMTEEQTYQMALERGRGLKDLGVTVNFAPDVDVSSQPDDSVIGDRSYSDDPAVVTRYADAYARGMRDAGILPVIKHFPGHGSASGDSHTGAVTTPPLEQLQTKDLVPFRNLVSTGVGVMLGHLEVPGLTAPGIPASISPDAVALLRGGTGYGAPPFTGPIFTDDLSGMQAITDRYDITEAVETALESGVDVALWLTTDDVPRVLDHLEGVVASGKLPQQRVDEAVLTVARAKGALTC, encoded by the coding sequence ATGCGGATCAAGTATGCCCTCGCGCTCGCAGCCTGTACCGGCCTCGTCGCCGGATGTTCGTCGGGTGGTGGCGAGACGGTCGCGGAGTCGTCGTCGGCGACGCCGTCCCCGTCTTCCGTCGAGCCCGCATCGCACACCGGCACCGCATCGCCCGCCGCTGCGCCGGTGTCGTGCGAGACGCAGTTCCTGCAGTCGTTGCCGTTGCGGCGCAAGCTCGCTCAGCTGCTGAACGTGGGGGTGACCGGCACCGCGGATGCCGCCCAGGTGGTCCGCAACGAGCAGGTCGGTGGCATCTTCATCGGAAGCTGGACCGACGAGACGATGCTCGCGAACCATGAGGTTCCCCAGGTGGCCTCGGCGTCGTCGCTGCCGCTGATGGTGACGATCGACGAGGAGGGCGGGCGGGTGTCGCGCGTCGAGAACCTGCTCGGGGCCGATCCCTCCGCCCGGCAGACCGCGGCCACGATGACGGAGGAGCAGACGTATCAGATGGCGCTCGAGCGGGGGCGCGGACTGAAGGACCTCGGGGTCACCGTCAACTTCGCGCCCGACGTCGACGTCAGCAGTCAGCCCGACGACAGTGTCATCGGCGACCGCTCCTACTCCGACGATCCCGCCGTCGTCACCCGCTACGCCGACGCCTACGCGCGCGGCATGCGGGACGCGGGAATCCTGCCGGTCATCAAGCATTTCCCCGGTCACGGATCCGCGTCCGGCGACTCCCACACCGGCGCCGTCACCACCCCGCCGCTCGAGCAGCTGCAGACCAAGGACCTCGTCCCGTTCCGGAACCTGGTGTCCACCGGGGTCGGCGTCATGCTCGGCCACCTCGAGGTGCCGGGCCTGACGGCGCCCGGAATTCCGGCCAGCATCAGCCCCGATGCGGTGGCGTTGCTGCGCGGCGGCACCGGATACGGTGCACCGCCGTTCACCGGCCCGATCTTCACCGACGACCTCAGCGGCATGCAGGCCATCACCGACCGCTACGACATCACCGAGGCCGTCGAGACGGCACTCGAATCCGGTGTCGACGTCGCGCTGTGGCTCACCACCGACGACGTCCCGCGGGTCCTCGACCACCTCGAAGGCGTTGTGGCCTCGGGCAAGCTGCCGCAGCAGCGGGTCGACGAGGCGGTGCTGACGGTCGCGCGGGCGAAGGGCGCTCTGACCTGCTAG
- a CDS encoding universal stress protein gives MPGGLMLIAYDGSDNAKRAVECAGRFLASNRAVLVTVWEPMVRQAARMSGLSGVMQPEWVPDEETEDVAFSDAKVTNEEGILLAEAAGLTTEGRCIECTSTIWTAIVETSDELAVDIIVTGTRGTTGLRSLLQSSVADHVLRHSHRPVLIVPPGK, from the coding sequence GTGCCCGGTGGTTTGATGTTGATCGCCTACGACGGATCCGACAACGCGAAGCGTGCCGTGGAGTGCGCAGGACGGTTCCTCGCCTCCAATCGCGCTGTGCTGGTGACGGTGTGGGAGCCGATGGTCCGTCAGGCCGCGCGCATGTCGGGACTGTCCGGTGTGATGCAACCCGAGTGGGTGCCCGACGAGGAGACCGAGGACGTCGCATTCTCCGACGCCAAGGTCACCAACGAGGAGGGCATCCTGCTCGCCGAGGCCGCCGGGCTCACCACCGAGGGTCGGTGCATCGAGTGCACCAGCACGATCTGGACGGCGATCGTCGAGACTTCGGACGAACTGGCCGTCGACATCATCGTCACCGGTACCCGGGGCACGACCGGTCTGCGGTCGCTGTTGCAGAGCAGCGTTGCCGACCACGTGTTGCGGCACAGTCACCGCCCGGTGCTGATCGTGCCTCCCGGGAAGTAG
- a CDS encoding isochorismate synthase, producing MDGFLLSRADRTLRTSGVRHGYDAAAAAVDALATGDTGLVVGALPFDPARPAALTAPESWEFTDGPWRPGTVAALPSVRVVRQIPEPAEHVVRVRSLVDRLREGTLGKVVAARSVTLRADAPIFAEALAARMIHQNPTANGFAVDLSAAGDDFRGRSLVGASPEVLLSRRGRRVTCRPLAGTAPRRADPEADEKEGRGLLESTKNLAEHAFVTAWIRDVLAPLCTELTVPESPVLTSTHEVWHLATPIEGVLREESTSALSLAVLLHPTPAVCGTPTDAALATIRDVEEDRRFYGGAVGWCDGDGDGDWVVAIRCAEIAADGLEALATAGGGIVAESDPESELDETTTKLRTLLRALGVQPSP from the coding sequence ATGGACGGCTTTCTTCTCTCACGCGCCGATCGAACGCTGCGCACATCCGGAGTGCGGCACGGATACGACGCCGCGGCCGCCGCAGTCGACGCGCTCGCGACCGGTGACACCGGGCTGGTCGTCGGGGCGCTGCCGTTCGATCCCGCACGGCCCGCCGCGCTGACCGCCCCGGAGTCGTGGGAGTTCACAGACGGCCCGTGGCGGCCCGGCACCGTCGCCGCACTCCCGTCCGTCCGCGTCGTTCGGCAGATTCCCGAACCCGCCGAGCACGTGGTCCGTGTCCGGTCCCTCGTCGACCGACTGCGCGAGGGCACCCTCGGCAAGGTGGTGGCCGCGCGCAGCGTCACCCTCCGCGCCGACGCCCCCATCTTTGCAGAAGCGTTGGCCGCAAGGATGATTCACCAGAATCCGACCGCCAACGGGTTCGCCGTCGACCTGTCCGCGGCCGGCGACGACTTCCGCGGCCGCAGCCTCGTCGGAGCCAGCCCCGAAGTCCTGCTCAGCAGGCGCGGCCGGCGCGTCACCTGCCGCCCTCTCGCCGGAACCGCCCCCCGGCGCGCCGATCCGGAGGCCGACGAGAAGGAAGGCCGGGGCCTGCTGGAGTCCACCAAGAACCTGGCCGAGCACGCCTTCGTGACGGCCTGGATCCGGGACGTTTTGGCGCCGCTCTGCACAGAGTTGACGGTCCCGGAGTCCCCCGTGCTGACGAGCACGCACGAGGTGTGGCATCTGGCGACACCCATCGAAGGCGTGCTGCGCGAGGAGTCGACGAGCGCCCTGAGCCTGGCGGTACTGCTGCACCCGACGCCCGCGGTGTGCGGCACACCCACCGACGCGGCCCTGGCGACCATCCGGGACGTCGAGGAGGATCGGCGGTTCTACGGCGGCGCCGTCGGGTGGTGCGACGGCGACGGTGACGGCGACTGGGTGGTGGCCATCCGCTGCGCCGAGATCGCCGCCGACGGACTCGAGGCCCTGGCGACGGCGGGCGGGGGCATCGTCGCCGAATCCGACCCGGAATCCGAACTTGACGAGACGACCACCAAACTGCGCACGCTGCTCCGGGCGCTGGGTGTACAGCCGAGCCCGTGA
- a CDS encoding DUF2613 domain-containing protein, protein MGKFLVPGVVSAVVGVALGTVATLGITAAAQDNTRPEVDRSGNADSSLLNQVEYGSR, encoded by the coding sequence ATGGGGAAGTTCCTTGTGCCCGGTGTGGTCAGCGCCGTGGTCGGTGTCGCTCTCGGCACCGTGGCGACGCTCGGCATCACCGCAGCCGCACAGGACAACACGCGTCCCGAGGTCGACCGGAGCGGCAACGCGGATTCCTCACTTCTGAACCAGGTTGAGTACGGCAGCCGCTGA
- a CDS encoding alpha-(1->3)-arabinofuranosyltransferase: protein MSSMAPSAEPLSRRWLFGASVVAFLLAFLQTPGRLAADTKYDLSQNPIGFLERASHQWSSQAPMGQVQNQAYGYFFPHGAFFALGDILSVPPWITQRVWWALLLVAGFWGIVRLAEALGAGSRSSRVIAGVAFAFSPRVLTTLGSISSETLPMMLAPWVLLPVVVALSHVSGKASRDTHWRSPARLAAQSALAVALMGAVNAVATVAACLVAGLWWISHRPNRRWWTFTAWWFPFLALATLWWIVPLLLLGKVSPPFLDYIESSGVTTQWTSLAEILRGTDSWTPFVSPERIAGAVLVTQPAAVAATGLIAAAGLAGLCMRSMPARGRLTLILFVGVAGLAAGYIGELGSPFAEQVRLFLDSTGAPLRNVHKLEPLVRLPLVLGLAHLLAKVPLPGSVPFARWRSALAHPEREPMVAVTSLVLVALTLATSLAWTGKLAPRGTYTDVPDYWQQAASWLEDNAGGTSPDGSDAERALVVPGAPFGSQLWGLTRDEPMQALASTPWASRDAVPLTPPGTIRAMDSIQRLIADGRPSDGMAQTLLGQGIHYLVLRNDLDPETSRSTRPLLAHQAVTESPGFTRVADFGEDIGPGDVEGLVIDSDLRPRYPAIEIFEVSTPDGSPTASGPYTANVDGIPRVQGGPESLQRLRENGALPGTGPVLLAADAKRAGLPVDDVTVTDTPRDRETDYGQVDNHSSALRTPDDARRTFNLVPDYPVADTPLVEGRWEGATPSVSSAASDATQLGGSSPASSAAATVDGDPATGWFSNGIERALGQWLQIDFDTPLTSSLLHITTSPAAIGAPVRWMEVSTPNGSTAVKVDAPGKPIAVSVPGGVTPWVRITATRTENGSPGTQFGISEVSVEDFSQRDAPVTVPIRYRTVLPPTPEGASVAGWDLSQELPGRNACADAPDRVRCSNALVLPPEEVGTFERTLSVPEPTAVTPQLTLRARQGAPLEDVLTQRDRPSAHGTSNITDLRGSAFAATDNDPRTSWSAKQDTTSGKGAKPTLTIDLPEPTLVTGLQLTPSLGAVPAAPDRVAVDLGNGPQVRDVDEDDGTVTVEPRVTDRIVLSLVSWKSTLDQNALGFAQLQPAGLAEVGVLGADGVLLPGSGPVDDAGDRPVTVPCEEGPVVTIGGQPVRTSVTATAWQLLSGDPVPATLCDGPGPVPLGAGAQDVTVDPGAAFFVDSLRLDAGPQAQAVPTEQVSTTAWTENHRELTVPRSDAERLVVVPESTNVGWVATAPDGSELTPVVVDGWQQGWIVPAGTEGTVTLDFPTDHWYRLGIFGGLLLLIPLLAAALWPRRARERDPGPAPRTWGSATVGWLGILAATTVIGGPVGAVTTVVATVLAVVLIRLRGTATTARVLVGVAGASAMLGIAMLSTGPWRAPGGYVGHSFLVQFPLLLALVATGLAVLPLGRSALLVRASQRLTARRAGSSTNA, encoded by the coding sequence ATGTCGTCCATGGCGCCCTCGGCGGAGCCTCTGTCGCGGCGGTGGCTGTTCGGCGCCTCTGTCGTAGCGTTCCTTCTCGCATTTCTCCAAACCCCAGGCCGGCTCGCCGCCGACACCAAGTACGACCTGTCCCAGAATCCGATCGGATTCCTGGAACGGGCGTCCCATCAGTGGAGCAGCCAGGCCCCCATGGGCCAGGTGCAGAACCAGGCCTACGGGTACTTCTTCCCGCACGGCGCGTTCTTCGCGCTCGGCGACATCCTGAGCGTCCCGCCGTGGATCACGCAGCGGGTGTGGTGGGCACTGCTGCTCGTCGCCGGATTCTGGGGCATCGTCCGGCTCGCCGAGGCACTCGGCGCCGGTAGCCGCTCGTCCCGCGTCATCGCCGGCGTCGCGTTCGCGTTCTCCCCCCGCGTCCTCACCACCCTGGGTTCGATCTCGTCGGAAACCCTCCCGATGATGCTGGCGCCGTGGGTTCTTCTCCCCGTCGTCGTCGCCCTCTCCCACGTGAGTGGCAAAGCGTCCCGGGACACACATTGGCGCTCACCTGCACGGCTGGCGGCCCAATCGGCCCTGGCCGTCGCGCTGATGGGTGCGGTCAACGCCGTGGCGACCGTGGCGGCGTGCCTCGTCGCAGGCCTGTGGTGGATCTCCCACCGCCCCAACCGCCGGTGGTGGACGTTCACCGCATGGTGGTTCCCGTTCCTCGCACTGGCCACGCTGTGGTGGATCGTGCCGCTGCTGCTGCTCGGCAAGGTGAGCCCGCCGTTCCTCGACTACATCGAATCGTCCGGGGTGACCACGCAGTGGACGTCCCTCGCCGAGATCCTCCGCGGCACCGACAGCTGGACGCCGTTCGTGTCCCCCGAGCGCATCGCGGGCGCGGTCCTCGTCACCCAGCCCGCCGCGGTCGCCGCGACCGGGCTCATCGCCGCCGCCGGCCTCGCGGGACTGTGCATGCGGTCGATGCCGGCCCGCGGTCGCCTCACCCTGATCCTGTTCGTCGGGGTCGCCGGACTCGCCGCCGGGTACATCGGCGAACTGGGTTCCCCGTTCGCCGAGCAGGTGCGACTGTTCCTCGACTCCACCGGGGCGCCCCTGCGGAACGTGCACAAACTCGAGCCGCTCGTCCGGCTCCCGCTCGTGCTCGGGCTGGCGCATCTCCTGGCGAAGGTGCCGCTGCCGGGGTCCGTGCCGTTCGCGCGGTGGCGCAGCGCGCTGGCGCATCCCGAGCGTGAGCCGATGGTCGCGGTGACCAGCCTGGTGCTGGTCGCCCTCACCCTCGCGACGTCGCTGGCGTGGACGGGCAAGCTCGCACCGCGCGGCACGTACACCGACGTTCCCGACTACTGGCAGCAGGCCGCGTCGTGGCTGGAGGACAACGCCGGCGGCACCAGCCCCGACGGTTCGGACGCGGAGCGCGCGCTCGTGGTGCCCGGCGCACCGTTCGGCAGCCAGCTGTGGGGACTCACCCGCGACGAGCCGATGCAGGCTCTGGCGTCCACGCCGTGGGCGTCCCGCGACGCCGTCCCGCTCACCCCGCCCGGCACCATCCGGGCGATGGACTCGATCCAGCGGTTGATCGCCGACGGCCGGCCCTCGGACGGCATGGCGCAGACCCTGCTCGGCCAGGGCATCCACTACCTCGTCCTCCGCAACGACCTCGACCCGGAGACGTCGCGGTCGACGCGCCCGCTGCTCGCGCACCAGGCCGTCACCGAATCTCCCGGATTCACCCGGGTCGCGGACTTCGGCGAGGACATCGGGCCCGGCGACGTCGAGGGCCTCGTCATCGACAGCGACCTGCGGCCCCGGTATCCGGCCATCGAGATCTTCGAGGTGTCGACGCCGGACGGATCACCCACGGCGAGCGGTCCCTATACGGCGAACGTCGACGGTATCCCCCGCGTGCAGGGCGGTCCGGAATCGCTGCAGCGCCTGCGGGAGAACGGCGCCCTGCCCGGAACCGGACCCGTCCTGCTGGCCGCGGACGCCAAGCGCGCCGGACTGCCCGTCGACGACGTCACGGTCACGGACACGCCCCGGGACCGCGAAACCGACTACGGCCAGGTCGACAATCACAGTTCGGCGCTGCGGACCCCGGACGATGCGCGCCGCACGTTCAATCTCGTCCCCGACTATCCGGTGGCGGACACCCCGCTGGTCGAGGGCCGGTGGGAGGGCGCGACGCCGAGCGTGTCGAGTGCGGCGTCCGACGCCACCCAACTGGGCGGCTCCTCCCCCGCCAGCAGTGCCGCCGCGACCGTCGACGGCGACCCGGCGACGGGCTGGTTCAGCAACGGCATCGAGCGGGCGCTGGGCCAGTGGCTGCAGATCGACTTCGACACCCCGCTCACCAGTTCACTGCTGCACATCACGACGAGCCCGGCCGCGATCGGCGCGCCCGTCCGCTGGATGGAGGTGTCGACGCCCAACGGCAGCACGGCCGTGAAGGTGGACGCGCCGGGCAAACCGATCGCCGTCTCCGTCCCCGGTGGGGTCACCCCGTGGGTGCGGATCACCGCGACCCGCACCGAGAACGGTTCCCCGGGAACACAATTCGGCATCAGCGAGGTGTCGGTCGAGGACTTCTCCCAGCGCGACGCCCCGGTCACCGTGCCGATCCGGTACCGGACGGTGCTGCCACCGACCCCCGAGGGCGCGTCCGTCGCGGGTTGGGACCTCAGCCAGGAACTCCCCGGCCGCAACGCGTGCGCGGACGCCCCGGACCGGGTGCGGTGCAGCAACGCCCTCGTCCTGCCGCCCGAGGAGGTCGGCACGTTCGAGAGAACGCTGTCGGTGCCCGAACCGACCGCGGTGACGCCGCAGCTCACCCTGCGGGCCCGGCAGGGCGCACCGCTGGAGGACGTTCTCACGCAACGGGATCGGCCGTCCGCCCACGGAACCAGCAACATCACCGACCTGCGCGGCTCGGCGTTCGCCGCCACCGACAACGATCCGCGCACCAGCTGGTCGGCGAAACAGGACACCACCAGCGGCAAGGGCGCGAAACCGACCCTCACGATCGATCTTCCCGAACCCACGCTCGTCACCGGCCTGCAGCTCACGCCCAGCCTGGGTGCCGTGCCCGCCGCCCCCGACCGGGTCGCCGTCGACCTCGGGAACGGACCGCAGGTGCGCGACGTGGACGAGGACGACGGGACCGTCACCGTCGAACCCCGGGTGACCGACCGGATCGTGCTCAGCCTCGTGTCCTGGAAGAGCACCCTCGACCAGAACGCTCTCGGGTTCGCCCAGTTGCAGCCCGCCGGACTCGCCGAGGTCGGGGTGCTGGGCGCGGACGGCGTCCTGCTGCCTGGGTCCGGTCCGGTCGACGACGCCGGCGACCGCCCGGTCACGGTGCCCTGCGAGGAGGGGCCGGTCGTGACGATCGGCGGGCAGCCGGTTCGCACGAGCGTGACCGCAACCGCCTGGCAATTGCTTTCGGGCGACCCGGTTCCCGCGACCCTCTGCGACGGTCCCGGCCCCGTTCCGCTGGGGGCGGGAGCGCAGGACGTGACCGTCGACCCGGGGGCGGCGTTCTTCGTCGACAGTCTGCGCCTCGACGCCGGACCGCAGGCGCAGGCCGTTCCGACCGAGCAGGTGTCGACCACCGCGTGGACCGAAAACCACCGGGAACTCACGGTGCCCCGCTCGGACGCCGAGCGCCTCGTGGTCGTCCCCGAGAGCACCAACGTCGGCTGGGTGGCCACCGCCCCGGACGGCAGCGAACTGACGCCGGTCGTCGTCGACGGCTGGCAGCAGGGATGGATCGTGCCCGCGGGAACCGAGGGGACGGTGACCCTCGACTTCCCCACCGACCACTGGTACCGGCTGGGGATCTTCGGCGGCCTGCTGTTGCTGATCCCGCTGCTCGCCGCCGCCCTGTGGCCGCGCCGCGCCCGGGAGCGCGATCCCGGTCCGGCACCCCGGACCTGGGGCAGCGCGACGGTCGGGTGGCTGGGAATCCTCGCCGCCACCACCGTGATCGGTGGTCCCGTGGGCGCGGTGACGACGGTCGTGGCGACGGTGCTGGCCGTGGTCCTGATCCGGCTACGCGGAACCGCCACCACCGCGCGCGTGCTGGTCGGGGTCGCCGGAGCGTCGGCGATGCTCGGCATCGCGATGCTCTCGACCGGGCCGTGGCGCGCGCCCGGCGGGTACGTCGGGCACTCGTTCCTCGTTCAGTTCCCGCTGCTGCTCGCGCTCGTCGCGACCGGGCTGGCCGTGCTGCCGCTCGGACGTTCGGCGTTGCTGGTGCGCGCCTCCCAGCGCTTGACGGCGCGGCGCGCCGGTTCCTCCACCAACGCGTAA